The proteins below come from a single Saccharopolyspora sp. SCSIO 74807 genomic window:
- a CDS encoding site-specific integrase, protein MTAQRETEVEAVMENTEVEALRTLIAKMGISWDELTGVAKERRSTTFAEYVPKVAEAVSAATARAYGPYWRRVVAEWGDRCLHELSASDIKHFAWSMKQQAVTRRNSRAGRSAVEHCISALRCVYAHAVADGLIEEGNNPARRVAKPRRQVTTRRALSDSQLAELNRVAASTGNDPMLDTLILRLHTETACRRGGALSLRRRDLDVEQSLLLLREKGETVRWQPVSPTLMAHLLAHSEERGDGAAEGQVLRYASGVPITQRRYDHVWFRLGRYLSWVHTQQVTTHWLRHTTLTWVERHFGYAVAREFAGHCSGSGETGATATYVRAGLGEVARALAALTGEAHPLAAGR, encoded by the coding sequence TTGACTGCTCAGCGGGAAACGGAGGTTGAGGCGGTCATGGAAAATACTGAAGTGGAGGCATTGCGTACGCTCATAGCAAAGATGGGAATCTCGTGGGACGAGTTGACCGGAGTCGCGAAGGAACGAAGGTCGACCACCTTTGCTGAGTATGTTCCGAAGGTGGCAGAGGCTGTTTCGGCTGCGACGGCACGTGCCTACGGTCCTTACTGGCGCCGGGTCGTGGCGGAGTGGGGGGATCGGTGCTTGCACGAGCTGAGTGCCTCGGATATCAAGCACTTCGCGTGGTCGATGAAACAGCAAGCGGTCACGCGCCGAAACTCCCGTGCGGGGCGCAGTGCCGTCGAGCATTGCATTTCGGCGCTGCGTTGCGTCTATGCGCACGCGGTGGCCGATGGATTGATAGAGGAAGGGAACAACCCGGCGCGTCGTGTTGCCAAGCCTCGTCGGCAGGTGACGACACGTCGTGCCTTGTCCGACAGTCAGCTGGCTGAATTGAACAGGGTCGCTGCTTCTACGGGGAATGATCCGATGCTGGACACTTTGATTCTGCGGCTGCACACGGAAACCGCGTGTCGAAGGGGTGGTGCGTTGTCGCTTCGGCGGCGTGATCTTGATGTGGAGCAGTCCTTGTTGCTACTTCGGGAGAAAGGGGAGACCGTGCGGTGGCAGCCGGTTTCGCCTACGTTGATGGCGCATTTGCTGGCGCATTCGGAGGAGCGTGGTGATGGTGCCGCGGAGGGGCAGGTGCTTCGCTATGCGAGCGGTGTGCCGATAACGCAGCGGCGTTATGATCATGTGTGGTTTCGGTTGGGGCGCTATTTGTCCTGGGTGCACACTCAGCAGGTGACCACGCATTGGCTTCGCCATACCACGTTGACGTGGGTGGAGCGGCATTTCGGCTATGCCGTGGCTCGGGAGTTTGCCGGGCATTGCAGCGGTAGCGGTG